ggttTAGTGGAGCCAAGgtaaataaaaagacgctgattgatatcagcgagcccgcaatatgctatgaatattggtcagaggattctttgatGCAACAGCTGTTACTTAAACATCTCAATGTGAATGTCCGCTGTAACAACAATGTACTAGCGCAGTTAGACGATTGCATTGAAGGCTTATTACGTTtagaaccaaatgttattacatatAGGACTTTGTAACATTTAGAatcaaatgttattacatttaggactttataACATTTAGGAAAGTTATaacatttaggacttcaacaaagTTAAGGTAACTTGCTTACAGACTTCATCATAACTCATCTCTTTGCAGAAATAGCAGTGGTCCACACGCAGGCTTAGAGAAGGGGAAGGAGAAGGGGTGGTATGGGGCGCGGGCAGACATTGAATCATAACCGTCAAAGGTATAAACTGCCACTCAGATGTTCTTTGTACGCTCTGGTTACGAAGCGATCGGCTTTCGACCTCCTCGACGTAAAGGCTAAAATATTCCGAAAAATGAAAGTACCAACACCAACGGATTCAAAGCAATAAAAGTACTTGAAATTTAGGAAATGCGAGGTTACAACACCGTCCTCATCAGCTGCGATTACTAGCCACCGATATGAGCTCGAAGAACCTTCAAATACTTCCCTTTGAGTCCATAAATTCCTTTTCAACACTGACTCCAGACAGTTACCCAGGCCACGATACATCATATCAtacctttttttccttgcatCTGATCTCCTTTGAGCGTAACCACTACATTCCATTTAGCTGGATTGTTTTCCTGTTTAAAAGCGAACTGGtagggaaaaaaatattcacaactGCTAAACCGGAAGTTCTTCCgtgttttccaaaattctcgTCACCAGTTTCCTTGCAATAATTTTCGAGGCAGCACTGGGATTTTGGTAATACTTATGAGTTAGATTATTTTGCCTGCTTTCAGTTGACGATTGCTAATCCATAAAGCGATTGAAACTTTGCCTTGTAAGCCTTTTTACTAAAGAGACCGAGCTTTATTTTAAGACTGTGAGACCGACAACAGCCGAGCGATACCGAAGACAACCGACGGTTTGGGGAGTCCGACGAGAAGTGCAGGGGTTGGAGCCGGTGCGAAAAAGCAAAATGGCGTGGCAACCAGATCAGGACGGTTTACAGCAAATTATACAGCTTTTGAAGGAGAGTCAAAGCCCAAATACTGAAGTACAAAGAGCAGTTCAACAAGTATCCTTTACTGTACCATATATAgtgtttactttggttttcatGCGGAATTAGACGAGATATAGGACGTAACACAGTTGAAAGTTGGCGCGTCACACGTGCTCTCCGGTTGTGTTAACGTCgttatatttttcttgtattCCTTAACATATCTCTTTTTCAGAAACTTGAGTCTCTGAATCAATTCCCTGATTTCAACAATTACCTGATATTCGTTCTTACGAAGTTGAAGAGCGAAGGTTAGTGTGTTTCACGGGATGTAAGCTAGAGGTGTTTTTCAGCTCAGTTCCGGTTGCCGCTCGATTAATCTAAATCTCAGTGATTTTCTAGCCAATCTAAGTTTCAAATCAATTTGTGAAACCTTCATTAtatctcttttttatttcagatgaACCAACTCGTTCACTTTCGGGTTTGATTCTCAAGAACAACGTTAAATCTCATTATCACACTTTCCCTGACCAAGTGAAAGAATTTATCAAGTCAGAATGCCTCGAGGCCATTGGGGATCCTTCACCTCTCATACGAGCTACGATTGGTATCTTGATCACAACTATAGCGGCGAAAGGCGATCTGACAAACTGGCCTCAACTATTGCCAACGTTGTGCCAGTTGTTAGACAGCGAGGATTATAATGTTTGTGAGGTGAGCATTGATTCTCCATAAGATCTAGAGCTGGCAAATTTCCAGTgctaaatttttagaaatttataTAGTGTATGTGTgtatttttgaacttttttatcGATGAATCAAATTTTTTAGATGTCATTTTGGCAGAGGAGTGTTAATAACATATCGGGTAGAGACAGATTATCTGTGAGATCATCgctaatttattttgatttattatttcaaattatttttagtattGACAGGCTTATGTAAAACAAGTGTTTGGATCTATTAAATATACACCTGCAGTGTGCATTGTATAGTAGTAATTGCAAgtaactgttaattttttaactctGGGAGGTTGTAACTTGCTAATCATGACTCAGCCACTTAGCCTATTTGCAGATTATGGCAGTTATATgtgcaattttttcctttcatacCATAAATTTCACACAGCAGAATCACATTTGCATGCACAAGATCTCACTGAGTTTTGCTATACCCTGCAGGCTGGGTGCTTGGGTTGCACACACAGttattcttgaattttttttaaccacaaattaaattttaaaaaacccaCATGTGCAAGTTTGAGATGTTCATACTTGATTGGAAACTATACCAGTTTTATTACCATATTTCTAGTCATGTTATCCTTTGTTACATTTCATTAAAGGCTGTAATGCTACAATCTGCTTATCAAAGATTCAGACATTAGAAAAATCAGATAGCAAGAATAATGTTCGAGTTACATTCAGGGACCCTTTTGGCTAATCAATACCCAGGTGTTATCTCCTAATCATGTTAAAATAGAAGGGTGGATAAAATTGACCTATTATTGTTAAGGAAATAGCagcaatgaaaaattgtaaagtaACAAAGAATTATCCCTTGTGAAATTGTGAAACAAGAAAGAAGTAGTTTGGATTATGGAAATTTGTCAGAGAATTTTCTGACTCTGAGTTTAGCCTTCACTATTCCAGTTCTTAAAGGGGGTTGAACTCCTAGTTTTTTACTCTGTTTGTCTATAAATTGTTCATATGGATCAACAGATACCTTtgttaaggcctatttacacggcacgaatttgtcgcatgcgacaagcttacgacaggcctacgacatgacttaagagttgtaagcgagttgtaggtttgatttacacgaaacaattcgtgtcgtaagcctgttgtaagcttgtcgcatgcgacaaagtcgtaccgtgtaaataggcccttagaaTGTAATTTACAGAACAGGACAAACACTTATAGCCTGTGTTAGGTAAAATTTCCAAGATCTTTACCAAATCTGTTATCTATATTTTCACCTATCTTTAACTACATGTGAGGGAGTGTGAGGTTACAAGCCCTAATGGTTTTTATTAGGTTTCCTTGCCAAtgatctttttttgtttcttcattaaTTGTTATATCTGGCAGTAATATATAATggcaaataaaatataaatgaatattGGAAGAAAGCGTGGGTTCATGCACAATGGTCAGATAGATAAGTGGTTAAttctctgttaatttttttttgcagggagCTTTTGGAGCTCTGCAAAAGATCTGTGAGGACTCTGCTGAGCAACTTGACAGTGATGCCCTTAATAGACCCCTCATTGTACTGATCCCAAAGTTTCTGCAATTCTTCCGCCATGCAAGCCCAAAAATAAGGTAAAAAGACATTTATGTTTGCTATACATGTAGCTGTCATCTACCAAGCTTTACAGGGAAAAGCTAATATTCTTGTTCAATTTCCTTGTAGGTCTCATGCTATTGCTTGTGTAAATCAGTTTATTGTTACACGAACACAGGCCCTTATGGTTCACATAGGGACATTTATTGAGGTAGGACTGTCACAGTTTTACATTGAATATAGTTTTACAAATATTCATGTGTGGTCATGTAATAATTATTTACCATAGAAATGTGTTTGTGTTATATCTTAAAGATGTGCAAACAAATGAATCTATCTGCTAAGAcaattattcttaaaaaaaataagttcttGAAACATCAAATACAGGAACCTGTCTTTTGATTTTAGATACTGTTGAGTAATTCTGATCATAATATTTATGTGGTCAGGTTGATCCACTGCCGTACATTATAGGCTGAGTAAATCTCTTTAAGAATTTACATAGAAAGCTTCACTTGTATGTATAAATGAAATGGATTTACCACCATTGCTGATACAAAAGTATTTATCTatgaaaaatcttttgtttctgtAGAATCTGTTTGCCCTCGCGGGAGATGAAGACCCAGAAGTAAGAAAGAATGTGTGCAGAGCCCTTGTTATGCTTTTGGAAGTCAGAGCAGACCAATTAATTCCACATATGAATAACATTGTAGAGGTCAGTATTTGATAAATATAATTACTCTAAAAGTAGGTTTGATGTCCTTAAGGAGTATATATTGTATCTTAGCTGACAAGAGACAGATGTAATGTGGGGTGAAATACTTTTTATATGCACATTTTTATAGTACATGCTGATGAGGACACAAGACAAAGATGAGAATGTATCACTTGAAGCTTGCGAGTTTTGGCTGACACTGGCAGAGCAACCTATCTGTAAAGAGGCTCTCAGCCCACACCTTCATAGGTACATCAACAAGCATTTTAACATATTCTTTTTGCAACCTGGTAGTCTATGTAACAGTACATACAAATGCTCTCACAGGAATGACATGTGACCTGTGCTGTTAGTGCCCAAATTGAGCAGCTGAGAACCAATTATGTTTAAGTATTTCATTTTAGTCCTGACAGTGAAACATTTTTGTCTCATAATTGATACTCTTAGTATTTGAGGGGTGTGTTGCCATTGCCTATCCTTAACTGTACGTATGATTTTCTCTGATTCATGTACCTCCCTGGTGTGACCCAAGGTTCAATTGTATTGTGCAGAGGTGGAGGTTTTCACACACCTCGTGTTTATAAAAAGCTTGAAGTGAGAAACTTAGAGAAATTGATGATGATTTGTCCatgatttttaatgaaataaatttgcttTAAGAACTGTGCTCTTGTCAAATTGCAGGCTGGTACCAATATTGGTAAATGGTATGAGGTATTCAGAGATTGACCTGATTCTTCTGAAGGTGAgtggtttttgtttgtgtgaTTTATTTGCCCTCATGTACTTCCTTATCTGTTCATTTGATGTACTAATTGAGGAATCTATAGACATTTGTTCATTTTGTTACCTTCTTCAGGCTGATAATGAAGATGACGAGTCTGTTCCAGACAGTGAGCAGGACATCAGACCAAGATTTCATAAGTCCAAGACTCACAGTCAGCAGCATGAAGCAGATGGAGAAATTGATGTAAGATCTTGGTCAATGTGGAACACTCTCTtcctgaaataataataataataatgatagtaataacaCTTAATTTACTGAGGGTAACACTAAACAGTTACAATCTGATGGACTTGTGGCCctcaaattcaaacaaattgaaagtaaacattgtaaataaacataaacaaagtgTTTAAGAACCCTAACTGGCAGGAGGCAGATCAGTTGGCTATATACAAAGGGAAGTGTGATCCAGTGAGTAGCATGTGGGGGGCATGAACCTAGGGCCACCAGAAAACAAGACCAGCACCCTAGCACTGCCTCAGTAGATGTATTAATTTGGACAATAATCTCATCAAGAAGGTTTTATGTTCAAGCTTCCAAACTCTAAATTAAGTCCTTATCTCTTTCAAGAGCCAACTAACCCAGAGTATTGGCAATGAAAGACCATCCTTTCTCTATTCATTTTTCTTAAGTTGcattacattgttttttttcaggggGACAGTGAtggagatgatgatgatatgGATGACGATACCCTCTCAGACTGGAACTTGCGTAAGTGGTTTGGAATTGACACCTACAGTGTGTTGTtgtgtctgttttttttttttcattggtgaACAACAcattaataaaaatgttttcaatttttttttttttttaggcaaaTGCTCTGCAGCTGCCTTGGATGTTCTTGCCAATGTGTTCCGTGATGATCTTTTACCAGTTCTTCTTCCAATCTTGAAGGAAACTCTCTTCCATCCAGACTGGGAAGCTAAAGAGTCTGGAATCCTTGTTTTGGGAGCCATTGCAGAAGGTTACTTGATGTGATTAACAATATGTTACAACTGAACACATTATGAGCTGTTAGACcattacatgaaatattttacaGTAGCGCTCTTTTCGCCCATTCATTCTCAAGATCTAAATTTcctgtttctttatttgtttcttgaagCTGTTACATGAAAATACACCGATAGAAACTGTGCATGCTGATAAAAGATTCTGTTTATTCTATAGGTTGTATAACTGGTATCTCTCCTCACCTGCCAGAACTAATTCCTTTCCTGATAAACTCTCTCTCTGAGAAAAGGGTGAGTGAGAATTAAATTATCATGCACTGGCACCAAGGAACATAAATAGCAATGTATACATTACCTGTTGATCTGGCTTTGTTTAGGCACTGGTGCGCTCTATCACGTGCTGGACCCTGAGTCGTTATGCACACTGGGTTGTCAGTCAGCCTCATGAAGCATACCTTCAACGTCTCATGACAGAGGTATGTAGGTGCTACATTTTGATTTCAGTGACAATAGCGATGTATTTCTGCTAATAAGGCACTGCATGGTTGCATTTTTTGTAGCTCTAATTATTCTGCAAAATTCTTCAACTTTAGCTCCTTAAACGGATCTTGGATAGTAACAAGAGGGTTCAGGAGGCAGCGTGCAGGTACCACCATTCTTTCTTATTGTCATATTGTCCACATTGGCATtgcatttttaagaaaacttttgaGGCATTGCTCCTCAACAAGAGCTTTAAAGTATTTAGAAGAGTTCTTGTCTTTTGAAACTGTGCTACATACATGTAGGACATGCACTTGCTGTTAGGTAATAATAGGCATAGCCTTGTCATGGTGCACCAAAACAGATTGATAATATTTGAACAATAAAAGCCAAGTCAGTTAATATTAGTGATATCCTGTGCATTCCCAAAACTGAACACTTATATCGCACATACAAAGTTATGAAATAATAGTCATTTGGTTTTCTCAAGATCTGCTGTCTCAGACCACTGGAAAGGAGCGGTTCCAAGAATATCTAAGATATTTTTATGCTGACACTTgcatttcctctctttttccaAACACAACTGATGTGGAATTCTACATACTCAGTTGATGGCTAAGTGTCCAAGAGCACTGATGTACAAAagtgttacaatttttcttttttttcattcactgTGCATATTTATAATTTAGTTGTGATCTGACTTTTTCGTAGTGCCTTTGCCACGCTGGAGGAAGAAGCTTGCACTGAACTTGTTCCATATCTTAGCTTCATTCTAGAGACACTGGTCTTTGCCTTCAACAAGTATCAGGTTTGTTGC
This is a stretch of genomic DNA from Pocillopora verrucosa isolate sample1 chromosome 12, ASM3666991v2, whole genome shotgun sequence. It encodes these proteins:
- the LOC131791571 gene encoding transportin-1 — translated: MAWQPDQDGLQQIIQLLKESQSPNTEVQRAVQQKLESLNQFPDFNNYLIFVLTKLKSEDEPTRSLSGLILKNNVKSHYHTFPDQVKEFIKSECLEAIGDPSPLIRATIGILITTIAAKGDLTNWPQLLPTLCQLLDSEDYNVCEGAFGALQKICEDSAEQLDSDALNRPLIVLIPKFLQFFRHASPKIRSHAIACVNQFIVTRTQALMVHIGTFIENLFALAGDEDPEVRKNVCRALVMLLEVRADQLIPHMNNIVEYMLMRTQDKDENVSLEACEFWLTLAEQPICKEALSPHLHRLVPILVNGMRYSEIDLILLKADNEDDESVPDSEQDIRPRFHKSKTHSQQHEADGEIDGDSDGDDDDMDDDTLSDWNLRKCSAAALDVLANVFRDDLLPVLLPILKETLFHPDWEAKESGILVLGAIAEGCITGISPHLPELIPFLINSLSEKRALVRSITCWTLSRYAHWVVSQPHEAYLQRLMTELLKRILDSNKRVQEAACSAFATLEEEACTELVPYLSFILETLVFAFNKYQHKNLLILYDAIGTLADSVGHHLNKPEFINMLMPPLIQKWNQLKDEDKDLFPLLECLSSVATALRSGFFPYAEPVFQRCVSLVEQTLTQSVASQTHPEQFEPPDKDFMIVALDLLSGLAEGLEGQIEQFIIRSNTMTLLFQCMQDKMPEVRQSSFALLGDLTKACFQHVKPCIGDFLPILGQNLNPEFISVCNNATWAIGEISVQLGSDMKQYINLVLQQLITIINRPHTPKTLQENTAITIGRLGLVCPQEVAPLLPQFIQKWCTSLRNIRDNEEKDSAFRGICNMIGINPGGVVQDFIFFCDAVASWVNPGPDLKDMFLKILHGFKNQVGEENWKRFSSQFPAALRERLSTNYGV